The sequence agtgattataatcagggttatAACGCTTGGTGATCTTGTCGAGTTCGATCAGGTCGCCCGTTAACCTGCTCTAGTGCGGCCCCACCGTTACCTTTTGTACTTGTCCCGGAACGGTAAGGAGAGCCATTTCCTGTGCAGTGTCTTGAGGTATTGCTGCTCCTTGCACTCAGTTTGGTCCTGGGAGACGTACACCAGCACCAGTTGGGCTGCTCGGTCCACGTAATACTCGTCCATCAGCCGATTGGAGAAGTCCTGCAGCGCGTGGGCGAACTCCTGGCACCTCGGGCACTCCCTCGAGCCAAAGTACAGCAGCACCAGCTTGTTGCGCACCTTGTTGTCCAGCTGTTGCTGGGTGTCCAGCCGGTCTCGGTCTCTGTTGTTCTCGATCAAGGTTATTCCATTGAACAGGTCCACCATGGCGATCCACCGCCTCCGCAGCAGCCTCTGGCACTAAGTCAGACTTACCCAGTCGTGATTATCATCAATCTTTCATTAAGCCGCTTTAGTGTCtccgccagatcctgcaaatcccctgggaggacaggtgcaccgacatcagtgtcctcgaccaggccaacatccccagtattgaagcactgaccacactcgatcagcttcgctgggcaggccacatcgtacacatgccagatacgaggctccctcagcaaatgctttatgcggagctccttcgtggtaaacgaaccaaaggaggagagcggaaacgttacaaggacaccctcaaagcctccctggtaaagtgcgacatcaccactgacacctgggagaccctggccgcagaccgcccgaggtggagaaagtgcagccgggagggcactgagctcatcgagtctcaacgcaaagaacgtcaaccgcaggtagcggaaggagcgcgtggcaaaccagccccacccaccccttccctcaacgaaagtctgtcccacctgtaacagggtctgtggctctcgtatcggactgttcagccatcaaagaactcactttgggagtggaagcaagtcctcctcgattccgagggactgcctatgatgatgatgatgattaattctccattccactctgACCCCTCCGCCCTCGGCCTCCCGCTgctccaatgaaactcaacgcaagctccGGGAACAGCACCTTGGGGGGGGAATTCGGTCGCGCCTGTGATGCGGCCAGAGGCGGCGTTAACCCAGGCggggcggtaattttagcgccttgaaaatgtttgcgccACCCGCCCAGAACTTCGTCCGAATcgctcgaagagctgacaggggcattAAATCGGCCATCGCGCACCAGAGCTTGGGGGCGGGGGCGattacgaaagtttggtcggtacattgtgCGGGCCCACTGCGCATgcacggaactccgaatcagatcccgggaaagtcgagtcttaaaggtgcggcataataatgcccccattaaagttttcccaatcacttgttttccccccccccgtactgttatgtctgtctgccgctgcaaactgggagactCGCGCACcgagctgtgtgtaaaccttgcactgactgtgacctccgagggaagcgcttcctcatccctttaagcagCCACCAGCTAACCAGCGACtggttttccagacgttgttattggtggGCGCTCAGTGAGGCgcgcgcaccgaatttaccgaccggggtgcgagcgtgggcattgcaccgggaatacgtcaggatcggagcgatcgtcagcagccgggcgctagcggtttgcgcccccggtgagcctctcatGAATTTTCCATCCGGGCGCTAAACGCTAAacgcccggtcgctaagctctaacgctcccattaacaccccctctggccgctaactgaggcctcAGACAACCGAAAACCCAGCTCCTCATCTTTCGACTAGATATTTTGCAGCCTTCCAGCCTCAACACTAAGTTGAACAACTTCAGCTCATGAGCACCGTTCCCATTTTCCTGGATAGCAGCTGTTGCTagtggttctgctgttgccatttacctcTCCTCTAGACCCACCTTTTTTTACttgtcctcagagagctgtggaagctgggacattgaataaatttaagacagaaatagacagtttcttaaacgataaggggttatggggagcaggctgggaaatggagctgagtccatgatcggatcagccatgatcgtattgaatggcggagcaggctcgaggggccatatggcctactcctgctcctatttcttgtgttcttatgtcccaTTGCCAaccccttttgcctcgcaccatcagccCTTTTGTCATTTACAGAGAACTAcaaagaatgtacagcacagaaacaggccattcggctcagctggtcgatgccggtgtttatgctccacacaagcctccccccacccctcttcgtggacgtaaaagatcccacggcactagtttgaagagcagaggagtcatccccagtgtcctggccaatcaacatcgcaaaaacacacattatccggtcattatcacatttggtgggagcttgctgtgcgcaaattggcgtttcccacattacaacagtgactacactccaagagtgcttcactggctgtaaagcgctttgagacatccggtggtcgtgaaaggcgctatataaatgaaagtctttctttctttaatcctCTAACTCCATCAGcaattcgattcctttctccctcatcaagGGATCCGACGCGGGAACGAAGACGAGATACTGGATCGTGACTAAGTACTGAGCTCGGAAGCCCGTGCAGTGCACAACCCATTGCATTGACGTAGATCTGGAGGAAGGGATTGGGATACACGGCGGAGTCAGAGCAGGCTGGAGTCCAAGGCGGTAACAGTAATTTGAAACAGCAAGTGACAAGGAATGTGAACACATGGTTCGATTTAAGAGCAGCAGCTGTAATGTGAGTTTGTGTTCTCATCGCCAGCTGTTGCCAATGAATGAGCAGCCATGTTAAGGTCTGGATTTGGgttgggttgcaaggagtgcgggggGGGGATTGGGTTTGCATTAAAAGTGACCAATAGCATTGCAGTTTATGATTGGGACTGTGAAGATGGCCAGAAACCGATGAGTAATCACTGAGAATCAGGGCTGCACAAAGAACGGCTGTGCACAGCGGGGTGGGA is a genomic window of Pristiophorus japonicus isolate sPriJap1 chromosome 24, sPriJap1.hap1, whole genome shotgun sequence containing:
- the nxnl1 gene encoding nucleoredoxin-like protein 1, encoding MVDLFNGITLIENNRDRDRLDTQQQLDNKVRNKLVLLYFGSRECPRCQEFAHALQDFSNRLMDEYYVDRAAQLVLVYVSQDQTECKEQQYLKTLHRKWLSLPFRDKYKRELLKKYNIKDTPSIVVLKPNGDLITRDGVAEISNKGVDCFKNWWEASEVIDRNFLLAQDFEDWTWKTLTDPLRQLKYRIKKMGDEKAQGTECCLTR